From one Paenibacillus sp. FSL K6-1330 genomic stretch:
- a CDS encoding DUF4855 domain-containing protein — protein sequence MKTRRSLTALLLVPVMLLSLISSVNAEEVGRESAGFYNLAQGKMYTWSEQPEGAFPDDGTKLTDGNAADPSRDSGNWVGHRNKKSRSVVFDLGEQKTVQEVSASFLHDWPNNETLVPLTVSFYASDDGVSWGVLSHNATQLLWGDQTNIETFAWDGSPETGAVKRGDYTEGLVYARYVKVVFSMHPRAWSMIDEVTITGADGLIAGAQPVQPEPYALLQPGDATGGIQNLGLLYNGHYADGTGNWTKERAIPNISYVNEQGEPVDWLFDGVLYLGLTSDNGRGFGATEAAGKARKQEWEWYLDKTFNAGGDMSALNEATVEAGVKLGEPDHKTKVVLMIPEPGEYQSDFGSIDGEDLNFDVGAVGDAASLDNRAKAIQWWVDEVQARWTAAGYSNLELVGMYWLEEQISTHATGPEMVKKASDIVRNAGLKLFWIPHFMAYKAFMWKDVGIDAVSLQPNYFFEKLDPSRLEDTADMAKRYGMSLELEFDDRMINDAVFRERFIEYLNSGVDTGLMQHGYKAYYQGNNAVYKAAKSTDPATRVLYDWLYQFSKGTYQEQDAAPPDVVALMNGQPISEHTIVPDTTQAAFTWTIPGDDGSGIVKVTAKYDGKPYTEGTVVDLTGKPGKHVLELTVAAAKSKTVKFVIEARLGAEGLLALVDKYADNKQLSNADTVRAMRNALIMMERTQESDPEQARDYLVAFNAKLEEAKGLEFVTEGAYTALKEGVYYEAGSIAQDKEAEASSTEAAGLEPAKALDGAPATRWASEVRDTAWFQVDLDSQQTFDTIRIDWEYARADQYRLSVSDDKQTWEPLKVGNNGVVKAADGKNTLVFPATTARYIKFEGLNRATFYGYSFYEFGVYDLAPKQELKTLDGIQAAVDASTKKVTIDGLVMNGKKERLYVKVLDPKGNIQYTGQTGTEDDGSFRITFTLTGEEQGKYTVELETDDMTTSEQVAFEYRNPPSTGGGNGGGSGGGSGGGSGRSNGGGGQAQDPYTLQSDGSVKAVLVPTMNGQQAAAAVGAWDLNAAIQRAVADSKGNKHVHVELKSSNAAGSYALELPAANLTNQSNLILHISTPYAQLVLTGDMLAGVKENAGKLLVIVSDYAGEYRSNEAAGRIGNRPIVEVALQLDGESLSWKNAKAPISIAIPYSLQAGEQAVDLQAFELMGDSAAAINGASYDKDKDMLRFSIDHVGVYAIGGKNPAAFTDLGKHEWAREAIDKLAERGIVKGTSIEKGTFSPANQVTRADFILMLANMLDLRAEIASTFADVKPNDYYYDAVSIAKQLGIASGVNEVNFAPRDSISRQDAMVMLTRALHTTGAIKPSASGSTLEGFRDASQIAPYAADSVATMFEYGLVTGSNGYMKPKSTTSRAEAATFLYRVLQLIEGQLQ from the coding sequence GTGAAAACTAGACGAAGTTTGACTGCTTTGCTGCTTGTCCCAGTCATGCTGTTATCGTTAATATCGTCTGTGAATGCGGAGGAGGTGGGCAGAGAAAGTGCCGGCTTTTATAATCTGGCCCAAGGGAAAATGTACACATGGTCGGAACAGCCGGAGGGCGCTTTCCCGGATGACGGGACGAAGCTGACGGACGGCAATGCCGCCGACCCCTCGCGTGACAGCGGCAACTGGGTGGGCCACCGCAACAAGAAATCCCGTTCGGTTGTGTTTGATCTAGGCGAGCAAAAGACGGTTCAGGAGGTGAGCGCGAGTTTCCTGCACGATTGGCCGAACAACGAAACGCTTGTGCCGCTCACCGTTTCGTTCTACGCGTCGGACGATGGGGTGAGCTGGGGCGTATTGTCTCATAATGCAACTCAGTTGTTATGGGGCGACCAGACCAACATCGAGACATTTGCATGGGACGGCAGCCCTGAAACGGGAGCTGTCAAGCGTGGCGATTATACCGAAGGACTCGTATACGCTCGGTATGTAAAAGTAGTGTTCTCCATGCATCCGAGGGCATGGAGCATGATTGACGAGGTGACGATTACCGGTGCGGATGGCTTGATCGCCGGAGCGCAGCCGGTACAGCCTGAGCCTTACGCCCTCCTGCAGCCTGGAGATGCTACTGGCGGGATTCAAAACCTGGGCTTGCTGTATAACGGACACTACGCGGACGGCACAGGAAATTGGACGAAGGAACGGGCTATCCCTAATATCAGTTATGTGAACGAGCAGGGAGAGCCTGTCGATTGGCTGTTCGACGGCGTGCTGTATCTGGGCTTGACATCGGATAACGGCAGAGGCTTCGGAGCGACAGAAGCGGCCGGCAAAGCCAGAAAACAGGAATGGGAATGGTATTTGGATAAAACGTTTAACGCTGGCGGCGATATGAGCGCGTTGAACGAGGCGACGGTCGAGGCAGGCGTGAAGCTTGGCGAGCCCGACCATAAGACGAAGGTTGTTCTGATGATTCCAGAACCGGGCGAGTACCAGTCCGACTTCGGCAGCATTGACGGCGAGGATCTGAACTTCGATGTAGGTGCGGTCGGCGATGCCGCATCGCTGGATAACAGGGCCAAAGCGATTCAGTGGTGGGTCGATGAAGTGCAAGCCAGATGGACGGCTGCGGGCTACTCGAACCTGGAGCTCGTCGGCATGTATTGGCTGGAGGAACAAATCAGCACGCATGCGACCGGGCCGGAGATGGTCAAGAAAGCGAGCGACATCGTTCGTAACGCAGGCCTGAAGCTGTTCTGGATTCCTCATTTTATGGCCTATAAGGCATTCATGTGGAAGGATGTCGGCATTGATGCCGTATCTCTGCAGCCGAACTATTTCTTCGAGAAACTGGACCCTTCGCGTCTGGAGGATACAGCGGATATGGCGAAGCGGTACGGCATGTCGCTGGAGCTGGAATTCGACGACCGGATGATCAACGACGCCGTCTTCCGCGAGCGGTTCATCGAGTACTTGAACAGCGGCGTGGATACCGGTCTGATGCAGCATGGATATAAAGCTTACTATCAAGGCAACAACGCTGTATACAAAGCGGCGAAAAGCACAGACCCAGCTACCCGCGTGCTTTACGATTGGCTATACCAATTCTCTAAAGGCACTTATCAGGAGCAAGACGCTGCTCCGCCTGATGTTGTAGCGCTCATGAACGGGCAGCCGATCTCGGAGCATACGATCGTGCCTGATACGACACAAGCCGCCTTCACCTGGACCATTCCGGGAGATGACGGGAGCGGGATTGTTAAAGTTACGGCCAAGTATGACGGCAAGCCTTATACGGAAGGAACTGTTGTAGATCTGACGGGTAAGCCGGGTAAGCATGTGCTGGAGCTGACGGTGGCGGCTGCCAAATCCAAGACGGTTAAATTCGTAATAGAAGCTCGTTTGGGCGCTGAAGGCCTATTGGCTCTTGTTGATAAGTACGCGGACAACAAGCAGCTTAGCAATGCCGATACGGTACGCGCTATGCGCAACGCCTTGATCATGATGGAGCGTACGCAAGAGAGCGACCCTGAGCAAGCCAGGGACTATTTGGTGGCATTCAATGCGAAGCTGGAAGAAGCTAAAGGCCTTGAGTTTGTAACGGAAGGCGCTTATACGGCGCTGAAGGAAGGTGTGTATTATGAGGCTGGCAGCATCGCACAAGATAAAGAAGCAGAGGCATCCTCGACGGAGGCCGCAGGTCTGGAGCCTGCGAAGGCGTTGGACGGCGCACCGGCCACGCGTTGGGCGAGCGAAGTGCGCGATACGGCTTGGTTCCAGGTTGATCTGGACAGCCAGCAAACCTTCGATACGATCCGCATCGATTGGGAATATGCGCGCGCGGACCAATACCGTCTGAGCGTCTCGGATGATAAGCAGACGTGGGAGCCCTTGAAAGTCGGCAACAATGGCGTGGTTAAAGCTGCCGACGGCAAGAACACCCTGGTATTCCCGGCAACGACGGCAAGATACATCAAGTTTGAGGGATTGAATCGGGCAACGTTTTACGGTTATTCCTTCTATGAATTCGGCGTATACGATCTTGCCCCGAAGCAAGAGCTAAAGACGTTGGACGGCATACAAGCCGCTGTGGACGCTTCCACGAAGAAAGTCACGATTGACGGTCTGGTCATGAACGGCAAGAAAGAACGTTTGTATGTGAAAGTGCTTGACCCAAAAGGCAACATTCAATATACCGGTCAGACGGGCACTGAGGATGACGGAAGCTTCCGCATCACCTTTACGTTGACCGGAGAAGAGCAAGGGAAGTATACGGTCGAGCTGGAAACAGATGACATGACGACTTCCGAGCAGGTCGCCTTCGAATATCGCAATCCGCCTTCCACTGGTGGAGGCAACGGTGGAGGTAGCGGTGGAGGCAGCGGTGGAGGCAGCGGTAGAAGCAACGGTGGAGGCGGTCAGGCGCAAGATCCGTATACGTTGCAATCGGACGGTTCAGTCAAAGCCGTGCTTGTCCCGACGATGAACGGCCAGCAGGCTGCCGCTGCGGTCGGGGCGTGGGATCTGAATGCCGCCATTCAGAGGGCAGTGGCCGACAGCAAAGGTAATAAACATGTTCATGTTGAATTGAAGTCGTCGAACGCGGCTGGGAGCTATGCTTTGGAGCTTCCGGCGGCTAATCTGACGAACCAGTCTAATCTGATTCTGCATATCTCCACGCCGTACGCTCAGCTTGTTTTGACTGGTGACATGCTGGCAGGAGTCAAGGAGAATGCTGGAAAGCTGCTCGTAATCGTAAGCGATTATGCGGGCGAGTATCGCAGTAACGAAGCGGCCGGGCGGATCGGCAACAGGCCAATCGTAGAAGTTGCATTGCAACTGGACGGTGAGTCTCTGTCTTGGAAAAATGCGAAGGCACCGATTTCGATTGCCATTCCGTATTCGCTTCAAGCGGGAGAGCAAGCTGTTGATCTGCAAGCTTTCGAGCTGATGGGCGATAGCGCGGCGGCAATTAATGGCGCGTCTTATGACAAAGACAAGGATATGCTGCGATTCTCCATCGACCATGTCGGCGTCTATGCTATCGGCGGGAAGAATCCGGCTGCATTTACCGACCTTGGCAAGCATGAATGGGCGCGCGAGGCGATCGATAAGCTGGCCGAAAGAGGCATCGTCAAAGGCACCTCGATCGAAAAGGGCACTTTCAGCCCCGCAAATCAGGTAACGCGAGCTGATTTTATCTTGATGCTGGCGAACATGCTTGACCTGCGTGCCGAAATCGCCTCGACGTTCGCCGATGTGAAGCCGAATGATTATTAC